In one Yarrowia lipolytica chromosome 1A, complete sequence genomic region, the following are encoded:
- a CDS encoding uncharacterized protein (Compare to YALI0A10593g, weakly similar to uniprot|P39980 Saccharomyces cerevisiae YEL065w SIT1 probable multidrug resistance protein), which produces MAILHKPSFHFQKATFENPFHRSPEEKNETWIKYIFDPHVTVVTTKTHDHSNNKADGAKEIETIKQFMDKKTLFFAWISLMLVSTVVALERGTTSTYAAVATSHFNELGLLSAVGVVRSVLYAVTRPTIAKLADVLGRVEALVLAIIFYIIGFAMLAGGSNIATYFAAHIFYVSGEVGIQFMEAVFATDTSNLRNRTFFLALPNFAYVWASWVSAPIASGVLKNSTYRWGYGMWCIIMPVVSIPVCIILLRLKFKARAMGLEYGKAVRNFRGTFSQFDMVGLILFTAGLCLLFLAVTLATSPTSWGQAHILVMIIIGPILLFIFPFWEIFGPKYPFMPSYVITNRTMFTTCLLIFCYALAYFLYGTYYLPWLMVCKNLSVKAATNTVNVFVVGSTVSSFFAAAYAKYFKRMKPVIIAGAAIYMLGIGLTYNYRKPTHRLSQFIVSQCVEAVGAGFLQTPMISMIHAVVPHHNVVTATAIYQSIMTVGSIVAEAIAGTLYRQSYPKQLAKHAPFLSPREAHQVVNNLMAPIKLYPWGTPEREAIVTAFNDIYRKLLYPPIIIAGFIFVAAFTLPNVYLGDTDEPTQSDSEVDSSSIDEKIHPHDEEAQYEQHHDMEASTSPENIPQISEGMEEEKKM; this is translated from the coding sequence ATGGCGATCCTCCACAAACCAAGCTTCCACTTCCAGAAGGCCACCTTTGAAAACCCCTTCCACCGGTCCCCGGAGGAGAAAAATGAGACCTGGATCAAGTACATCTTCGACCCCCATGTGACCGTagtcaccaccaagacccACGaccactccaacaacaaggccgacggagccaaggagattgagaccatcaagcagttcatggacaagaagacgcTCTTCTTTGCCTGGATCTCCCTGATGCTGGTCTCCACAGtggtggctctggagcGAGGTACCACCTCCACCTATGCTGCTGTCGCTACCTCCCACTTCAACGAGCTGGGTCTCTTGTCCGCGGTTGGAGTTGTGCGATCTGTTCTTTACGCCGTCACTCGACCCACCATTGCTAAGCTGGCCGACGTGTTGGGTCGAGTCGAGGCTCTGGTGCTCGCCATCATCTTCTACATCATTGGCTTTGCCATGCTGGCGGGAGGCTCCAACATTGCCACCTACTTTGCCGCCCACATCTTCTACGTGTCTGGCGAAGTGGGCATTCAGTTCATGGAGGCTGTTTTCGCTACCGacacctccaacctccGAAACCGTACCTTCTTCCTGGCCCTGCCCAACTTTGCCTACGTCTGGGCCTCCTGGGTATCGGCTCCCATCGCCTCTGGAGTGCTCAAGAACTCTACCTACCGATGGGGCTACGGAATGTGGTGCATTATCATGCCCGTGGTCTCCATTCCTGTGTGTATCATTCTGCTACGACTCAAGTTCAAAGCCCGAGCCATGGGTCTGGAATACGGAAAGGCCGTGCGAAACTTCCGAGGCACCTTCAGCCAGTTCGACATGGTTGGTCTCATTCTGTTCACTGCTGGACtctgtcttctcttcctgGCAGTCACCCTGGCCACCTCTCCGACCTCCTGGGGCCAGGCCCACATTCTGGTCATGATCATCATCGGACCCATCCTGCTGTTCATCTTCCCCTTCTGGGAGATCTTTGGACCCAAGTACCCGTTCATGCCCTCCTACGTGATTACCAACCGAACCATGTTCACCACCTGCTTGCTCATCTTCTGCTACGCTCTGGCCTACTTCCTGTACGGAACCTACTACCTGCCCTGGCTCATGGTGTGCAAGAACCTGTCCGTCAAGGCAGCTACTAACACCGTAAACGTCTTTGTGGTCGGCTCCACcgtctcgtccttctttgCTGCCGCCTACGCCAAGTACTTCAAGCGAATGAAGCCTGTCATTATCGCCGGAGCCGCTATCTACATGCTGGGTATCGGTCTGACCTACAACTACCGAAAGCCCACCCACCGTCTTTCTCAGTTCATTGTCTCGCAGTGTGTGGAGGCTGTTGGAGCCGGCTTCCTCCAAACCCCCATGATCTCCATGATCCACGCCGTGGTGCCCCATCATAACGTGGTCACAGCCACCGCCATTTACCAGTCCATCATGACCGTGGGCTCCATTGTGGCTGAGGCCATTGCCGGTACCCTCTACCGACAGTCTTACCCCAAGCAGCTGGCCAAGCACGCGCCCTTCCTGTCCCCTCGAGAGGCCCACCAGGTGGTCAACAACCTCATGGCCCCCATCAAGCTGTACCCTTGGGGCACTCCCGAGCGAGAGGCCATTGTCACCGCCTTCAACGACATTTACCGAAAGCTTCTCTACCCTCCCATCATCATTGCTGGCTTCATTTTTGTCGCCGCCTTCACTCTGCCCAACGTCTACCTTGGTGACACCGACGAGCCCACTCAGTCTGACTCCGAGGTCGACTCTTCCTccattgacgagaagatCCACCCCCATGACGAAGAGGCTCAGTACGAGCAGCATCACGATATGGAGGCCTCTACTTCTCCCGAAAACATTCCTCAGATCTCCGAGGgcatggaggaggagaagaagatgtaG